A single genomic interval of Rosistilla ulvae harbors:
- a CDS encoding ABC transporter ATP-binding protein has translation MSESNGKRPMIEAVGLSKFYGPFAAARDISFTVNEGELVAFLGPNGAGKSTTMKMLTGYIAASEGEARIAGHNMLSDRIEGSKRLGYLPENGPLYPEMTPASLLEFFADARGMGLRERKQHVERVVEICDLSTVMHKATSKLSKGFKQRVGMAQALLHDPDVLILDEPTAGLDPNQIRGVRATMAKLAETKTILLSTHILQEVEAMATRVVLINEGRKVYDGTVDDLGHKGQLDEAFHKLTHGEIIS, from the coding sequence ATGAGCGAATCGAACGGAAAGCGACCGATGATCGAGGCGGTGGGACTGAGCAAGTTCTACGGCCCGTTTGCGGCGGCACGGGACATCAGTTTCACGGTCAACGAAGGGGAACTTGTCGCTTTTTTGGGTCCCAACGGGGCCGGTAAAAGCACGACGATGAAGATGTTGACCGGTTACATCGCTGCTTCCGAAGGGGAGGCGCGGATCGCTGGTCATAATATGCTTTCGGATCGGATCGAAGGGAGCAAGCGGCTGGGCTATCTGCCCGAGAACGGCCCGTTGTATCCCGAGATGACGCCGGCGAGTCTGTTGGAATTCTTCGCCGATGCCCGCGGGATGGGACTTCGCGAACGCAAGCAGCACGTCGAGCGCGTCGTCGAGATCTGCGACCTTTCGACAGTCATGCACAAAGCGACCAGCAAGCTTTCTAAAGGTTTTAAGCAACGCGTCGGCATGGCCCAAGCGCTGTTGCACGACCCCGATGTGTTGATCTTGGACGAACCGACGGCCGGTCTGGATCCGAACCAGATTCGCGGCGTGCGGGCGACGATGGCCAAGTTGGCCGAGACCAAGACGATTCTGTTGAGCACGCACATCTTGCAAGAGGTCGAAGCGATGGCGACGCGTGTCGTTTTGATCAACGAGGGACGCAAGGTCTACGACGGAACCGTCGACGATTTGGGACACAAAGGCCAGTTGGACGAAGCGTTCCACAAACTCACCCATGGCGAAATCATCAGCTGA
- a CDS encoding Gldg family protein codes for MDLVTLLLALLKLLLIDLIFVGVLFVLISLLARTKRAAFAVLRRNFFGYFSNPTGYVFLCIFVFLTSLAAFWPYEFFNDNLATLDQLNRYLPLIMLFFIPAITMSIWAEEKRQGTDELLLTLPADDFDIVIGKYLAASAIFTASLIFSQLSNFITLAVLSYGDLDTGLFFTTYLGYWFVGLTMIAIGMVASFLTGNLTVGFILGALFNAPLAFASMADVIIPGGWFQRIVSGSGLSAQFDDFGRGVISLSSTVYFLLVALIGIYLCMVLIGRRHWSGSKDGNTMFWHYAARAVALMVLAGGAVVLLRNWDQRIDTTEGNVSSLAPATIELIKNLDADRPIVVDAFISTDIPEQYARTRYELVSVLKEFRAEAAKRGKTIDVNLYQDLELFSDEAALASERFGIEPVSRFVRSQGSMENQEILLGAAFRSGLEKVVVPFFDYGIPVEYELVRSIKTVSQSTRKRLGIVNTDANLMGGFSMAGGSPRRIEKHPLVVELEKQYQVDEVDLSSPLDPSRFDAVVAVQPSSLAPDQFDRLVEGVKAGIPTAIFEDPMTSRGIPGTGEPKQSPGGMFGQQGGPVPKGDIRKLWDVLEIESPGMPGMTALFSPDIVWQHYNPYPKMAALGYNDQWLFAKEESPGAEDALSEANPITAGLGEILFIYAGAVNAKKDSVLKHTPLVQTGMATGLIPLAKLQPAMRDPNTLRAEQGDFKGIQTIAMAIEGSDKSEAAKDESGKESAEKDDADAKSETDESGSGSIKAVYVADTDLLIQEFLAIRAQPELFAEVDLRVQNVTFVLNIVDWLADESLFIDVRKHEPRFSTLQWIEEVENEAREKESAAGAEFDLAFKEKVREIEEKNTEELQKLQKELDDAKKNNQDGKIDLGAFQAIQTRFMMKQQQLERMLTVSREKLERERDSQIQKERRAADLTVRARQNRVKAAAVTLPCIPPLLIGVIVFASRRLRERENISKSRLR; via the coding sequence ATGGATCTAGTAACTCTCCTATTGGCTCTGCTCAAACTGCTTCTGATCGACTTGATCTTCGTCGGCGTGCTGTTTGTTCTGATCAGTCTCTTGGCTCGCACCAAACGCGCCGCGTTTGCGGTATTGCGACGCAATTTCTTCGGTTATTTCAGCAATCCAACCGGATATGTGTTCCTGTGTATCTTTGTCTTTTTGACTTCGTTGGCTGCCTTCTGGCCGTACGAATTCTTCAACGACAACCTTGCGACGCTGGACCAATTGAATCGCTATCTGCCGTTGATCATGTTGTTCTTTATCCCCGCGATCACGATGAGTATCTGGGCTGAAGAGAAACGCCAAGGGACCGACGAACTGCTGCTGACCCTGCCGGCGGATGATTTCGACATCGTGATCGGTAAGTATCTGGCGGCCTCGGCGATCTTCACCGCGTCGTTGATCTTCTCTCAGCTGTCGAACTTCATCACCCTGGCTGTGCTCAGCTATGGCGATCTCGATACCGGGCTGTTCTTCACTACCTACCTCGGATATTGGTTCGTCGGGCTGACGATGATTGCGATCGGGATGGTCGCTTCGTTCTTGACCGGCAACCTGACCGTTGGCTTTATCTTGGGAGCTCTGTTCAACGCGCCGCTGGCGTTTGCGTCGATGGCCGACGTGATCATTCCCGGCGGTTGGTTCCAGCGGATCGTTAGCGGATCGGGACTGAGCGCCCAATTCGACGACTTTGGCCGCGGCGTGATCAGTCTTTCGTCGACCGTTTACTTCTTGTTGGTCGCCCTGATCGGGATCTATCTGTGCATGGTCTTGATCGGTCGCCGTCACTGGTCGGGCAGCAAAGATGGAAACACGATGTTTTGGCATTACGCCGCTCGCGCTGTCGCCTTGATGGTGCTGGCCGGTGGTGCGGTTGTGCTGCTTCGCAACTGGGACCAACGGATCGATACGACCGAGGGAAACGTCAGTTCGTTGGCCCCCGCCACGATCGAATTGATCAAGAATCTCGACGCCGATCGCCCGATCGTGGTCGATGCGTTTATCTCGACCGATATTCCCGAACAATACGCACGGACCCGATACGAATTGGTCAGCGTGCTCAAAGAGTTCCGCGCCGAAGCGGCCAAGCGGGGCAAGACGATCGACGTCAACCTGTACCAAGATCTGGAGTTGTTCAGCGACGAAGCCGCCCTGGCGTCGGAGCGTTTTGGGATCGAACCGGTCTCCCGATTCGTTCGCTCGCAAGGCTCGATGGAGAACCAAGAGATCCTGTTGGGGGCCGCTTTCCGAAGCGGGTTGGAGAAGGTTGTCGTGCCATTCTTCGACTACGGCATTCCGGTCGAATACGAATTGGTTCGCTCGATCAAAACCGTTTCGCAAAGCACTCGCAAGCGATTGGGCATCGTCAATACCGACGCCAACCTGATGGGCGGATTCTCGATGGCTGGCGGATCGCCGCGGCGAATCGAAAAGCATCCGTTGGTCGTCGAGTTGGAAAAGCAATATCAAGTCGACGAGGTCGATCTGTCGTCGCCATTGGATCCGAGCCGGTTTGATGCGGTCGTCGCCGTGCAACCTTCGTCGCTGGCTCCCGATCAATTCGACCGTTTGGTCGAAGGGGTGAAGGCGGGAATTCCAACGGCCATCTTCGAGGATCCGATGACGAGCCGGGGGATCCCAGGAACGGGCGAACCGAAGCAGTCGCCAGGGGGCATGTTTGGCCAGCAGGGCGGCCCAGTTCCGAAGGGCGATATCCGTAAACTGTGGGATGTGTTGGAGATCGAGTCGCCCGGCATGCCGGGAATGACAGCTCTCTTCTCCCCCGATATCGTTTGGCAACACTACAATCCGTATCCCAAGATGGCCGCGTTGGGCTACAACGACCAATGGTTGTTCGCCAAAGAGGAATCGCCCGGCGCCGAGGACGCGCTCTCCGAAGCGAACCCGATCACCGCGGGACTCGGCGAGATCTTGTTCATCTACGCCGGTGCGGTCAACGCCAAGAAAGATTCGGTGCTGAAGCATACGCCGTTGGTGCAAACCGGTATGGCGACGGGCTTGATCCCGTTGGCGAAACTGCAGCCCGCGATGCGCGACCCAAACACCTTGCGTGCCGAACAGGGTGACTTCAAAGGAATTCAAACGATCGCCATGGCGATCGAAGGATCTGACAAGTCGGAAGCTGCGAAGGATGAATCTGGCAAGGAGAGCGCCGAGAAGGATGACGCCGATGCGAAGTCCGAAACCGACGAGTCTGGCAGCGGATCGATCAAAGCCGTTTATGTGGCCGATACCGATCTGTTGATCCAAGAGTTCTTGGCGATTCGGGCTCAGCCAGAGTTGTTTGCCGAGGTCGATCTGCGCGTTCAGAACGTGACCTTTGTGTTGAACATCGTCGATTGGTTGGCGGACGAAAGCCTGTTCATCGACGTCCGCAAGCACGAGCCACGGTTCAGCACGCTGCAGTGGATCGAAGAGGTCGAGAACGAAGCTCGCGAAAAAGAGAGCGCTGCGGGAGCAGAGTTCGATCTAGCGTTTAAAGAAAAGGTCCGCGAGATCGAAGAGAAGAACACCGAAGAGCTGCAGAAGCTGCAAAAGGAACTGGACGACGCCAAGAAGAACAACCAAGACGGCAAGATCGATCTCGGTGCGTTCCAGGCGATTCAGACCCGATTCATGATGAAACAGCAACAGTTGGAACGGATGTTGACCGTCAGTCGCGAGAAATTGGAGCGCGAACGAGACAGCCAGATTCAAAAGGAACGCCGGGCGGCCGATCTGACCGTTCGAGCGCGACAGAATCGTGTGAAGGCTGCTGCCGTGACGCTCCCTTGTATCCCGCCGTTGTTGATCGGCGTGATCGTCTTTGCGTCGCGTCGACTGCGTGAACGCGAGAACATTTCCAAAAGCCGGCTTCGATAA
- a CDS encoding DUF4340 domain-containing protein produces the protein MSESGKTGVFWLVASAVVAMAAIVAWPRSTETDLAALIGKPIFENFNDVLDVSMLKIDRFDEELGQLSSFEVTRDSKTNQWSIPSHDGYPADATEQIRDAATAFLDLEILDVASEVKDDHEKFGVLEPNASSLKVGDEGVGRLVQFENDNGEVLVNLIIGSMVKDTEDQRFVRIPTQDVTYVVKFDDTPLTTKFESWIEDNLLDLSSFDIKEIGIRDYSIVRTLQGASMQPNFDADIALEEDDVWKLAKLDVYEKGKPVAQTLAADEELDGTKLGDLRSALDDLKIVDVRRKPEGLSGDLKTDAGFMKNDDAVRSLITRGFYPQPTEDGKGEVFAANGELIATLKNGVEYLLRFGEIDQQSLDSEEESEEGAEEQVVGVNRYLLVSARVNEATFPEPELQTVPETWEQLHPEIQAAQAPKTDQPAAEPKPEDAKPKADEKPAAEKTEEADMPAAEEESKPAADEPTEEAPADEEEADSCEAPSDDDKETEETLFQDDEASEAEKPADAEAKPAAPELTDEEKQEELEVAQESIRKANQRKLDARNDQLEEARKKVRSLNERFAEWYYVVPESEYRKIHLTRDDLIKKKDPAGAAAPVVPGN, from the coding sequence GTGAGTGAAAGTGGAAAGACAGGCGTCTTTTGGTTAGTCGCGTCGGCTGTGGTCGCGATGGCGGCCATCGTGGCGTGGCCTCGTTCGACCGAGACCGATCTGGCCGCCTTGATCGGCAAACCGATCTTCGAAAACTTCAACGATGTGTTGGACGTTTCGATGTTGAAGATCGATCGCTTCGACGAAGAACTGGGGCAGCTGAGTTCCTTCGAGGTCACTCGCGACTCGAAAACCAATCAGTGGTCGATCCCTTCGCACGATGGCTATCCAGCCGATGCGACCGAACAGATCCGCGATGCCGCAACCGCGTTTTTGGATCTGGAGATCTTGGATGTCGCCAGCGAAGTCAAAGACGATCACGAGAAGTTCGGCGTTCTGGAACCCAACGCCAGTTCGTTGAAAGTCGGTGACGAAGGTGTCGGACGGTTGGTGCAATTCGAAAACGACAATGGGGAAGTGCTGGTGAATTTGATCATCGGCAGCATGGTCAAAGATACCGAGGACCAACGCTTCGTCCGAATCCCGACTCAAGATGTCACCTATGTCGTTAAATTTGACGACACTCCGCTGACGACAAAATTTGAATCTTGGATCGAAGACAATCTGTTGGATCTCAGTTCGTTCGACATCAAAGAGATCGGAATTCGCGATTATTCGATCGTCCGCACCTTGCAAGGTGCCAGCATGCAACCGAACTTCGATGCCGATATCGCTTTGGAAGAGGATGACGTCTGGAAGCTTGCCAAGTTGGATGTCTACGAAAAAGGGAAGCCAGTCGCCCAAACGTTGGCCGCCGATGAAGAGCTCGACGGAACCAAATTGGGCGACCTTCGCAGCGCGTTGGACGACCTCAAGATCGTTGATGTTCGTCGCAAACCCGAGGGCCTCTCGGGCGATCTGAAGACCGACGCCGGGTTCATGAAGAACGACGATGCCGTTCGTTCGCTGATCACACGCGGCTTCTATCCTCAACCGACCGAAGATGGCAAGGGAGAGGTCTTTGCGGCTAATGGCGAGTTGATCGCGACGCTTAAAAACGGAGTCGAATATCTGCTCCGCTTCGGTGAAATCGATCAACAAAGCCTGGATTCGGAAGAGGAATCCGAAGAGGGAGCGGAGGAGCAAGTTGTCGGTGTGAACCGATATTTGTTGGTCAGCGCGCGGGTCAACGAAGCGACTTTCCCTGAACCCGAACTGCAAACCGTTCCCGAGACCTGGGAACAATTGCATCCAGAGATCCAAGCGGCTCAAGCACCCAAGACCGATCAACCGGCGGCGGAGCCCAAGCCGGAAGATGCCAAGCCGAAAGCGGACGAAAAGCCTGCGGCTGAAAAGACCGAGGAAGCTGATATGCCTGCGGCTGAAGAGGAATCAAAGCCTGCCGCTGACGAGCCGACCGAAGAGGCGCCTGCCGACGAAGAGGAAGCTGATAGTTGTGAAGCTCCTAGCGACGATGACAAAGAGACCGAAGAGACTTTGTTCCAGGACGATGAGGCGTCCGAGGCGGAGAAGCCTGCCGATGCGGAAGCTAAGCCCGCCGCTCCGGAACTGACCGATGAGGAGAAGCAGGAGGAATTGGAGGTTGCACAGGAATCGATCCGTAAAGCGAATCAACGCAAGTTGGACGCGAGAAACGATCAACTGGAAGAGGCGCGGAAAAAGGTTCGTAGCCTGAACGAACGCTTCGCCGAATGGTACTACGTGGTTCCCGAGAGCGAATACCGCAAGATCCACCTGACTCGCGATGATCTGATCAAGAAAAAGGATCCCGCCGGAGCAGCAGCTCCCGTCGTGCCGGGCAACTGA
- a CDS encoding DUF262 domain-containing protein, whose amino-acid sequence MTRNSLLNTDTEDLKELLSNGKSYKVPPYQRDYSWKQEHWEDLWEDLMSIEASREDHYMGAVVLESAERKHYRIIDGQQRMATLSILILACVDFLDQLARDGLHSEDNRERASELERSYLGAKDPASLRITPKLQLNANDDDFFQLNIAQRKAPQGGTRGLSDSEKLLWACFQFFQLKVRKKFESNSMGADVARFVNEVVTERLVFITVRVQDQVSAYTVFETLNARGLELTETDLLKNYLLSLADRLSKSQMEPVLKQWARITSRVGVARFPEFLRHHHNSRNEYVRRKQLFKTIKREVATLEDVYALLDRLEQDAAWFEALNDDSNEFWLDFQGGREHVRVLKLFNVSQFTPFVLAAKDSFSDASQMVDVLRYCAVLSVRFNGVGRRSTHILEEVYNRAALELRTGKVKRLADLRDTLQGIYVPDEEFVADFSTLRLKPRGVSGKRLRYLLAKIEKQKGNVEISDETMQATIEHILPENPADTGWEGFSAIAQDRVVERLGNYTLLERSLNSAAAGNASFQNKLIAYAKSTYRLTSELSRFDDWTEVAIEQRQAAMAKVAKTIWSLPL is encoded by the coding sequence ATGACACGTAACTCTCTACTCAACACCGATACCGAAGATCTCAAGGAGCTATTAAGTAACGGAAAGAGCTACAAGGTTCCGCCCTACCAACGCGATTATTCATGGAAACAGGAGCATTGGGAAGATCTCTGGGAAGATTTGATGTCGATCGAAGCAAGTCGAGAAGATCACTATATGGGTGCGGTGGTCTTGGAGAGTGCAGAGCGGAAGCACTACCGTATCATTGATGGCCAACAACGGATGGCCACACTAAGTATTTTGATTTTGGCGTGTGTCGATTTTCTGGATCAATTGGCTCGTGATGGCCTCCACTCGGAGGACAATCGTGAGCGAGCGTCAGAACTGGAGCGAAGTTATCTCGGTGCCAAGGATCCCGCGAGTTTACGAATCACGCCAAAGCTGCAATTGAATGCCAACGATGACGATTTTTTTCAATTGAATATTGCCCAGCGCAAGGCGCCGCAGGGAGGAACGCGCGGCTTGAGTGACTCGGAGAAATTGCTTTGGGCTTGTTTCCAGTTTTTTCAGCTCAAGGTGCGGAAGAAATTTGAATCCAATTCGATGGGGGCGGACGTCGCTCGATTTGTCAACGAAGTCGTTACCGAACGGTTGGTATTCATTACCGTGCGGGTTCAGGATCAGGTAAGTGCGTATACTGTTTTCGAAACGCTGAATGCTCGAGGGTTAGAATTAACCGAAACAGACCTGTTGAAGAATTACCTGTTGTCTTTGGCTGACCGCTTGAGCAAGTCTCAGATGGAGCCGGTGCTAAAGCAATGGGCCAGGATCACGTCTCGAGTCGGCGTTGCAAGATTTCCAGAGTTTTTGCGACATCATCATAATTCTCGAAACGAGTATGTTCGTCGCAAGCAACTCTTTAAGACGATCAAAAGAGAGGTGGCAACGCTTGAAGACGTGTACGCACTACTCGATCGACTCGAGCAGGACGCCGCGTGGTTCGAGGCGTTGAATGACGATTCCAATGAATTCTGGCTCGATTTTCAAGGGGGCAGAGAACATGTTCGGGTCTTGAAACTGTTTAACGTTTCTCAGTTCACTCCTTTTGTTTTGGCTGCAAAAGATAGTTTTAGTGACGCTAGCCAGATGGTTGACGTACTCAGATATTGTGCCGTGTTATCGGTTCGCTTCAACGGCGTAGGACGGCGAAGTACCCACATTCTTGAAGAGGTTTACAATCGTGCTGCGTTGGAATTGCGAACTGGTAAAGTGAAGCGTCTTGCCGATCTGCGGGATACGCTTCAGGGAATTTACGTTCCAGATGAAGAGTTCGTGGCAGACTTTTCAACCCTTCGTTTGAAGCCGCGTGGTGTATCGGGTAAGCGTTTGCGTTATCTACTTGCAAAGATTGAAAAGCAAAAGGGCAATGTGGAGATTAGCGATGAAACAATGCAGGCAACAATCGAGCATATCCTTCCCGAGAATCCTGCCGATACGGGATGGGAGGGGTTTTCGGCAATCGCTCAGGATCGGGTGGTCGAACGTCTCGGGAACTACACGCTGTTAGAACGCAGTCTCAATTCGGCTGCCGCTGGGAACGCGTCATTTCAGAATAAATTGATTGCCTATGCTAAATCGACGTACCGTCTAACGAGCGAACTGTCCCGTTTTGATGATTGGACGGAAGTCGCCATCGAGCAGAGGCAAGCCGCCATGGCCAAGGTTGCAAAGACGATTTGGTCATTGCCATTGTAG